Proteins encoded within one genomic window of Brassica rapa cultivar Chiifu-401-42 chromosome A09, CAAS_Brap_v3.01, whole genome shotgun sequence:
- the LOC117128408 gene encoding transcription factor RAX3-like → MVKIEEEPERTNPYNPQHQNSITNPFDVSFSQLLLDPNYYLGSGGGAEGDFAIMSSSTNSPLPNTSGDQNEHQQQEILQWFGSSNLQTEASSDMFLNNIGNLETNEDTRFYSSLAGVGAALAGGTTSTSADQSTISWEDITSLVNSEDASYFNGPN, encoded by the coding sequence ATGGTCAAGATTGAAGAAGAACCGGAGAGAACAAACCCTTATAATCCTCAGCATCAAAATTCTATCACAAACCCTTTTGATGTCTCCTTCTCCCAGCTCTTGTTAGATCCTAATTACTACTTAGGATCAGGAGGAGGAGCAGAAGGGGATTTTGCTATCATGAGTAGCAGCACAAATTCTCCATTACCAAACACAAGTGGTGATCAAAATGAACATCAGCAGCAAGAGATTCTTCAATGGTTTGGGAGTAGTAATCTTCAGACAGAAGCAAGCAGTGATATGTTCTTAAACAACATAGGGAATCTTGAGACCAACGAGGACACAAGATTCTACTCATCATTAGCCGGTGTTGGAGCGGCTTTGGCCGGAGGAACGACGAGTACATCGGCAGATCAAAGCACAATAAGTTGGGAGGACATAACATCTCTTGTTAATTCCGAAGATGCAAGTTACTTCAATGGGCCAAATTAA